The window TTCACCAGCGTCAACGCCGTCAAGGCGGTCCGGGAGAAGTTCGAGGAGTACGGGCTCGACGCGCGGGCCTTCGCGGGCATCAAGGTCGCCGCCGTCGGCGAGCAGACCGCGGACGCGCTGATCGCCTTCGGCGTCAAGCCCGACCTCGTCCCCTCGGGCGAGCAGTCCGCGGCCGGGCTCCTGGACGACTGGCCGCCGTACGACCCGGTCTTCGACCCGATCGACCGGGTGTTCCTGCCGCGCGCCGACATCGCCACCGAGACCCTGGTGGCCGGGCTGATCGAGCTGGGCTGGGAGGTGGACGACGTCACCGCCTACCGGACGGTGCGCGCCTCGCCGCCGCCGGCCGACACCCGCGAGGCGATCAAGGGCGGCGGCTTCGACGCGGTCATGTTCACCTCGTCCTCGACCGTCCGCAACCTGGTCGGCATCGCCGGCAAGCCGCACAACGTCACGGTCATCGCCTGTATCGGGCCCGCCACCGCCAAGACGGCGGAGGAGCACGGCCTGAGAGTGGACGTGATGGCGCCCGAGCCCTCCGTGCACAAGCTGGCCGAGGCACTGGCCGCCTTCGGCGCGGAGCGCCGGATGGCCGCGCTGGAGGCCGGGGAGAGCGTCGCGAGGCCCAGCGAGCGGCGCCCCGGCGCCCGGCGCCGCAGGGCCGCCTCCTCCTCGTGAGGCGGGGGCGCTGAACCAGGACGTGACGGAGCGGGCCTACCCTTTGGGGTGGGCCCGCTCCCGCGTTCCACGCCCGACGCGCGCGCCCGCCCGGCCCCGCCCGCGTGCGTCGCCGGTCCCGTTCTCGGTTGGTCGCAGGATTCGTCGGAGTAGGTGTTGTGGTCGTGAGTGCGTACGGAACGTTCCCCGGGAGCCGCCCCCGCAGGCTGCGGAGCAGTGCGGTGATGCGCCGGATGGTCGCCGAGACCCGGCTCCACCCGGCCGACCTGGTCCTGCCCGCCTTCGTCCGCGAGGACATCTCCGAGCCGGTCGAGATCGGCTCCATGCCCGGCGTGTACCAGCACACCCGTGACACCCTCCGCAAGGCCGCCGCCGAGGCCGTGGCCGCCGGCATCTCCGGGATCATGCTCTTCGGCGTGCCCGAGGAGGCCAAGAAGGACGCGCTCGGCACGGCCGGCACCGACCCCGACGGCATCCTCCAGCAGGCGCTGCGCGACGTCCGCTCCGAGGTCGGCGACGACCTGCTGGTCATGTCCGACCTCTGCCTCGACGAGTTCACCGACCACGGGCACTGCGGCGTCCTCACCGCCGACGGCCGCGTCGACAACGACGCCACCCTGGAGCGTTACGCCGAGATGGCCCAGGTCCAGGCCGACGCCGGTGCCCACGTGGTCGGCCCCAGCGGCATGATGGACGGCCAGATCGGCGTCGTCCGCGACGCCCTCGACCGGACGGGCCACGAGGACGTCGCCGTCCTCGCCTACACCGCCAAGTACTCCTCGGCCTTCTACGGCCCCTTCCGCGAGGCCGTCGGCTCCTCCCTGAAGGGCGACCGCAAGACCTACCAGCAGGACGCCGCCAACGCCCGCGAATCCCTCCGCGAGCTCGCCCTCGACCTCTCGGAGGGCGCCGACATGGTCATGGTCAAGCCCGCCGGCCCCTACCTCGACATCCTCGCCAAGGTCGCCGAGGCCTCCGACGTCCCCGTCGCCGCGTACCAGATCAGTGGCGAGTACGCGATGATCGAGGCCGCCGCCCAACGCGGCTGGATCGACCGCGACCCGGCCGTCCTGGAGTCCCTGACCGGGATCAAGCGGGCCGGGGCGCAGATCATCCTGACGTACTGGGCGACCGAGGTGGCGCGGAAGCTGGGGTGAGGCCCGACGCCCGGTCGGCACCCGGGGCGTACGTACGGCGTGGCGGCTGAGCCCGCTCTCCGGGCCCGACGGCCCCGGCTCCCCCTCCGCGGGGGCCGGGGCCGTTCGGGTGCCGCCATGGGCCGGTGTCACCACATCAGGGCGTCCGCCGCGGTGGTCTGCCAGTAGGTGACGGCGTTGCTGCTGTCGACGCGGACCGAGTCGCCGGGGAGGGCCGGGCGGGACGGGGCGCCCGTGGAGCCCTCGCCGGAACGGGCGGCGAAGTGGAGGGTCAGCGAGGTGGCGTCGTAGGGGTGGGCGCCGTCGGGGGTGGAGGTGAGGACGCCGGCGTATCCGGACTCGCCGGGGGCGAGGGTGACGACGGCCTGGGGCTTGCTGTCCTCGATGAAGGGGACGGCCGCCTGGGCCTGGTCGAAGCGGAGGTAGGGGGCGTAGTAGAGGTGGCAGGCGGTGTCGCCGGTGTTGGTGGCGGTGATCAGGAGGTGGTTGATCGGGCGGGGGGCCTCGGCGACCGTCACCTCGGTGTCCTCGGCGGTGCAGGAGGCGGTCCTGGCCACCTTGCGGTCGGCGGCCTTGGTGGCTTCCTTCCCGGAGGCGCCGGACGACCCGGAGGCGCCCGTCTCCTTCCCGGCGGACGGCTGCTCCCCGGCGGGCTCGTCCGAGGCGGGGGTTCCGGTGGTCTCCGTGCCGGGGGCCGGCGCCTGGGTGGAGTCGACCGCTCCGGTCGCGCCGGCGGTGCCGGTCTGGCAGGCCGTGAGGGAGAGGGCGGCGGTGGCGAGGAGGGCGGCGGCGAGGGTGCGCAGGCGGCGGGAGCGGGGCGTGGCGGTCATGGTGACGTCCTTTCAGCGGTGCGGCGTGCTTGGATGACCGAAGCTTGCGGCGCACTTCGTCCCGGCCGCCACAGAATGCCGCCGGGGCGGGACGCTGGAACGGTGAAACGGGGGATGACCTGCGGGGACGCGGGTGCCCTGGAACGGCTGCACGGGATGGGGAACGGGTGGGGACCGCAGAATCCACAGGGGAGGCGGCACGGCTTGCCGCGCTGCTGAGCACGCTCAAGGAGCGGTCGGGGCTCAGTTACGGGGCGCTCGCCAAGCGGCTGCATCTGTCGACCTCGACACTGCACCGGTACTGCAACGGGGACGCCGTCCCGGCCGACTTCGCGCCCCTCAACCGCTTCGCCCGCCTCTGCCGCGCCACTCCGCAGGAGCTGGTCGAGGTCCACCGGCGGTGGATCCTCGCGGACGCGGCCCGGGAGCAGCGGGGCAAGGGCGGCGGCCCGGGCACGGCACCGGCCGCCGGCAGCGGGACGCACACCCTCGACTCCGGTACGTCCGGCGCTCCGGCCGCACCCGGGGCCCCGCCCGCATCCGAGGGCCCGGAGACCCTGAAGACCTCGGAGGACCGGGAGGCCCCGGAAGACCCGGCGACCTCGAAGACCCCGCAGGCTCCGAAGATTCCGGCCGCCCCCGTCTCCTCCGGGGCGCAGGCCCCGGCACCGCCCGCCTCGGGCTCCCGCCCCCGGCGCCGCCTGGTCCTCGCCGCGACCGCCGGCGTGGTCGCGGTGGCCGTCACCGGAGCCCTGCTGGTCGGCCGGCTCGGTGGCGAGGACGCGGGGACGGGCGCCGGGCAGAAGACGGGTGCCGCGCGCGGACCGGAGGCACCCCCGGAGGCGGCCGGGTCCCCGGCTCCGAGCCCTACCGGCTCCGCCTCGAAGAAGCCGTCCCCGTCCCCGTCCGCATCCACGTCGGCGGACCCGGGCGCCGCCTCCGGGAGTCCGGCGGACGGGAAACCCCTCGGCCCCGCGCCGACCGGCGTCCCCTTCCACGCCTCCGTCAGGGCGCACGCCTGGGAGGACCCGTGCAGTCAGCGGTATCTGGTCGACCGGGAGCCCGCCGAGGTGCGGCCGCCGCCCGCCGAGCAGGACGCGCCCGCGTGGGTGGCGGCGATGGGGGCGGTCTCCGCGGGGGAGCAGGTGGTCGAGGTGACGCTGCAGGGGACGGGGAGCGAGACGGTCGTCCTCCAGGCGCTGCACGTCCGGACGGTGCGGACCGGGGAGCCGCTGCCGTGGACCGACTACGGGACGGGCGTCGGCTGCGGCGGCGGGGTCTCGCTGCGGTCCTTCGACGTCGACCTCGACCAGGGCCGGCCCGCCGCCCGCCCGGCCGACGGCCAGCGCCCGTTCCCGTACAAGGTCAGTGAGAGCGATCCGGAGGTGTTCCGGGTGACCGCGCACACCGGGGGGCGGGACGTGAGCTGGTACCTGGAGGTGGAGTGGTCGAGCGGGGGACGGCAGGGCGTCTTCCGGGTGGACGACCGGGGGCGGCCGTTCCGGACCAGCGCCTCGGTGGGCCGTCCGGCGTACGACTACCCGCCCGGTGCTTCCCAGTGGGGCGCGCACCAACCGGGTTAGCGCCCCGGCCGGGTGTCCACATGCCGGGCTCCTGGAGTACGGGGGAGGCCGCCCCCGCGCGGACGGAGTACGCGCCGTGGACCGGGCCGGAGGGCGGCGTGTTCGGCTGGGCGCGGCTGCCCGAGGGGTACGACACGGCCGCGCTGGTGCGTACCGTGGCCGGCTTCGGTGGCGTAGGTCCCCGGCGCGCCGTTCTTCGCGGACCGGCCCCGACCACGGCACGCTGCGGCTCTGCTTCGCGACGCAGACCCCGGACGGGAACGCCGAGGGGCTGCGGCGGCTGGACAAGGGCTTCGCGGCGGCGAGCGTCTGAGCCCCGCCCCCTCGTCGGGTGCCTACCGCCTACAGCTGCTCGGGTGTCCGGATGCCCAGCAGCGCCATGCCCCGGTCAAGGGTGCGGCCGGTGAGGTCGCAGAGGAAGAGGCGGTTCTCCACGACCTCCGGCGCGTTGTCGGCGGAGAGCACGTGGCACTGGTCGTAGAAGGTCGTGTACAGCGACGCCGTCTGGTAGAGGTACGCGGCCAGCTTGTGCGGGGCGTACTCGGCGGCGGCGTCCGAGGCGACCTCGCCGAACTGGTCCAGGTGCAGCCCGAGTGCCCGCTCGGCCGGGGCCAGCGCCAGCTCCGGGTGGGCCGCCGGACGCGCCTCGCCCGCCCGGCGCAGGATCGACCGGATGCGGGCGTAGGCGTACTGGAGGTAGACGGAGGTGTCGCCGTTGAGCGAGACCATCTGGTCCAGGTCGAACTTGTAGTCGCGGGCGGCCGAGGTCGACAGGTCGGCGTACTTGACCGCGCCGATGCCCACCTCGGCGCCGCGCTCGGCGATCTGCCCCTCGGTGAGCTGCTCCTTGACGTCCTTCTCGCGGACCACGGCGGTGGCGCGCTCCACGGCCTCGTCGAGCAGGTCGACCAGGCGGACCGTCTCGCCCTCGCGGGTCTTGAAGGGCTTGCCGTCCTTGCCGAGGACCGTGCCGAAGGCGAGCTGCACCGCCTTCACGTCCTCGCCGAGCCAGCCCGCCCGCCGGGCCGTCTCGAAGACCATCTTGAAGTGCAGCGACTGCCGGGCGTCCACCACGTACAGCAGGGTGTCGGCCTTGAGGTGGAAGACGCGGTCGCGGATGGCGGAGAGGTCGGTGGCGGCGTAGCCGAAGCCGCCGTCGGACTTCCTCACGATCAGCGGGACGGGCTGGCCGTCGGGGCCCTTGACGTCGTCGAAGAAGACGCAGAGGGCGCCCTCGGAGCGGACCGCGACGCCGGACTCCTCCAGCAGGCGGCAGGTCTCCGCGAGCATGGCGTTGTACCCGGACTCGCCGACCACGTCGGCGTCGTGGATCTCCATGTCGAGCTTGTTGAAGACGGAGTAGAAGTAGACCTTCGACTCGTCCACGAACCGCTGCCACATCGCCAGCGTCTCCGGGTCGCCCGCCTGGAGGTCGACCACCCGGCGCCGGGCGCGGGTCTTGAACTCCTCGTCGGAGTCGAAGAGGGCGCGGCTCGCCTTGTAGAGCCGGTTGAGGCTCGACATGGCCCGCTCACCGGCCTCCTCGCTGGCCTGCCCGGCCTCGACGGCGACGCTCTCGGCGGTGGCGGCCAGCTCGCCCGGGTGCTCGATCAGGTACTGGATGAGCATGCCGAACTGGGTGCCCCAGTCGCCGATGTGGTGGCGGCGGACCACCTGCTCGCCGGTGAACTCCAGCATCCGCACCACCGCGTCGCCGATCACGGCGGAGCGCAGGTGGCCGACGTGCATCTCCTTGGCGACGTTCGGCTGGGCGTAGTCGATCACCGTGGTGCCGGGCGCCTCGGCGAGCGGCACCCCGAGGCGCGCCGGGTCGGCGGCGCGGGCCGCGAGGTTCCGGGTGATGGCGGCGTCGGAGAGGGTGAGGTTGAGGAAGCCGGGGCCGGAGACCTCGATGTCCTGGATCACCTCGTCGGCGCCGATGGCGTCGACGACCTTCGTGGCCAGCTCGCGCGGGTTGCCCTTGAGCTTCTTGGCGAGGGCCAGGATGCCGTTGGCCTGGTAGTCGGCCCGGTCGCTACGTCGCAGCAGCGGGTCGGCGGCGCCGGCCTCCGGCAGGGCAGCCGCGAGGGCGTCCGCGAGACGCTGGTGGACGGAAGCGGTGAGCGAGGTGACCGAGGCCATGGGGTGGGGTGCCGTTCTCCTTGGGGTGCTAGGGGGTTCCTGGGGAATCCCGTGCGGTGTCTGGGGTGTCCGGTGCGGCGGAGTGCGTGCCGGGCGCCCCAGGTGCCGCGCGGGATTCCCCAGGCACCCCCTGAGGTCCCGGCAAGTATCCCACTCGGCGCGACCGCCGTGAAAAGCGGTTTTCGTGGTAGGGCGGCGAGCTGGGACAATGGGCGGTGGGCCGCGACCGAAGTCCCGGGCGGCCACCGTAGGTGAATGAGAAAGAAGGACGTGCCGATCGTGGCTCAGAGCACAGAGACCGCCGACTGGGTCTCCCGTTACGCGGACGAGGTCATCGCCGAGGCGGAGCGACGAGCCGGTGCGAAAAAGGCCGACGGCACGGCGGACGAGGCACCCGGCGAAGACGCCCTCACGGTCGTCGTGGCCTCCGGACTCTCCCCTTCCGGCCCCATCCACCTGGGCAACCTCCGCGAGGTCATGACCCCGCACCTGGTCGCCGACGAGGTCCGCCGCCGCGGCCACACCGTGCGCCACCTCATCTCCTGGGACGACTACGACCGGTACCGCAAGGTCCCCGCCGGCGTCGCGGGCATCGACGAGAGCTGGGCCGAGCACATCGGCAAGCCGCTCACCGCCGTCCCCGCCCCGGCCGGCTCCGCCCACCCGAACTGGGCCGAGCACTTCAAGGCCGCCATGACCGAGGCACTGGCCGCGCTCGGTGTGGAGTACGACGGGATCAGCCAGACCGCGCAGTACACCTCGGGCGCCTACCGCGAGCAGATCCTGCACGCCATGCGCCACCGCGGCGACATCGACGCGATCCTCGCCCAGTACCGCACCAGGAAGGCGCCCGGGAAGAAGTCGCAGAAGCCGGTGGACGAGGCGGAACTGGAGGCCGCCGAGGGCTCCGGCGCCGCCGCCGAGGACGACGGCTCGACCGCCGCCGGCGGCTACCACCCGTACAAGCCGTACTGCACGGTCTGCAACAAGGACCTCACCACCGTCACCGCCTACGACGACGAGACGACGGAGCTGACCTACACCTGCGCCTGCGGCCACGGCGAGACGGTCGAGCTCTCCACCTTCGACCACGGCAAGCTGGTCTGGAAGGTCGACTGGCCGATGCGCTGGGCCTACGAGGGCGTCGTCTTCGAGCCCTCCGGCGTCGACCACTCCTCGCCCGGCTCCTCCTTCCAGGTGGGCGGCGAGATCGTGGAGATCTTCGACGGCGTCCAGCCGATCGGCCCGATGTACGCCTTCGTCGGCATCTCCGGCATGGCGAAGATGTCCTCCTCCAAGGGCGGCGTGCCCACCCCCGCCGACGCCCTGAAGATCATGGAGCCGCAGCTCCTGCGCTGGCTCTACGCCCGCCGCCGCCCCAACCAGTCCTTCAAGATCGCCTTCGACCAGGAGATCCAGCGGCTCTACGACGAGTGGGACAAGCTGGAGGCCAAGGTCGCCGAGGGCACCGCGCTCCCCGCCGACGCCGCCGCCCACAGCAGGGCCGCCGCCACCGCTGCCGGGGAACTGCCGCGCACCCCGCGCCCGCTGCCGTACCGCACCCTCGCCTCGGTCGCCGACATCACCGCCGGCGCCGAGGACCAGACCCTGCGCATCCTCAGCGAGCTGGACCCGGCCCGCCCGATCACCTCGCTCGACGAGGTGCGCCCCCGGCTCGACCGCGCCGAGTCGTGGATCAACACCTACGTCGACGCCGAGGCCCGCACCGTCGTGCGCGCCGAGCCCGACACCGAGGCGCTGGCCGCCCTCGGCGACGAGTCGCGCGAGTCGCTGCGGCTCCTCCTCGACGGCCTCGACAGCC is drawn from Streptomyces diastaticus subsp. diastaticus and contains these coding sequences:
- the hemB gene encoding porphobilinogen synthase, with amino-acid sequence MSAYGTFPGSRPRRLRSSAVMRRMVAETRLHPADLVLPAFVREDISEPVEIGSMPGVYQHTRDTLRKAAAEAVAAGISGIMLFGVPEEAKKDALGTAGTDPDGILQQALRDVRSEVGDDLLVMSDLCLDEFTDHGHCGVLTADGRVDNDATLERYAEMAQVQADAGAHVVGPSGMMDGQIGVVRDALDRTGHEDVAVLAYTAKYSSAFYGPFREAVGSSLKGDRKTYQQDAANARESLRELALDLSEGADMVMVKPAGPYLDILAKVAEASDVPVAAYQISGEYAMIEAAAQRGWIDRDPAVLESLTGIKRAGAQIILTYWATEVARKLG
- a CDS encoding DUF4232 domain-containing protein, translated to MTATPRSRRLRTLAAALLATAALSLTACQTGTAGATGAVDSTQAPAPGTETTGTPASDEPAGEQPSAGKETGASGSSGASGKEATKAADRKVARTASCTAEDTEVTVAEAPRPINHLLITATNTGDTACHLYYAPYLRFDQAQAAVPFIEDSKPQAVVTLAPGESGYAGVLTSTPDGAHPYDATSLTLHFAARSGEGSTGAPSRPALPGDSVRVDSSNAVTYWQTTAADALMW
- a CDS encoding transcriptional regulator; protein product: MGTAESTGEAARLAALLSTLKERSGLSYGALAKRLHLSTSTLHRYCNGDAVPADFAPLNRFARLCRATPQELVEVHRRWILADAAREQRGKGGGPGTAPAAGSGTHTLDSGTSGAPAAPGAPPASEGPETLKTSEDREAPEDPATSKTPQAPKIPAAPVSSGAQAPAPPASGSRPRRRLVLAATAGVVAVAVTGALLVGRLGGEDAGTGAGQKTGAARGPEAPPEAAGSPAPSPTGSASKKPSPSPSASTSADPGAASGSPADGKPLGPAPTGVPFHASVRAHAWEDPCSQRYLVDREPAEVRPPPAEQDAPAWVAAMGAVSAGEQVVEVTLQGTGSETVVLQALHVRTVRTGEPLPWTDYGTGVGCGGGVSLRSFDVDLDQGRPAARPADGQRPFPYKVSESDPEVFRVTAHTGGRDVSWYLEVEWSSGGRQGVFRVDDRGRPFRTSASVGRPAYDYPPGASQWGAHQPG
- the argS gene encoding arginine--tRNA ligase, encoding MASVTSLTASVHQRLADALAAALPEAGAADPLLRRSDRADYQANGILALAKKLKGNPRELATKVVDAIGADEVIQDIEVSGPGFLNLTLSDAAITRNLAARAADPARLGVPLAEAPGTTVIDYAQPNVAKEMHVGHLRSAVIGDAVVRMLEFTGEQVVRRHHIGDWGTQFGMLIQYLIEHPGELAATAESVAVEAGQASEEAGERAMSSLNRLYKASRALFDSDEEFKTRARRRVVDLQAGDPETLAMWQRFVDESKVYFYSVFNKLDMEIHDADVVGESGYNAMLAETCRLLEESGVAVRSEGALCVFFDDVKGPDGQPVPLIVRKSDGGFGYAATDLSAIRDRVFHLKADTLLYVVDARQSLHFKMVFETARRAGWLGEDVKAVQLAFGTVLGKDGKPFKTREGETVRLVDLLDEAVERATAVVREKDVKEQLTEGQIAERGAEVGIGAVKYADLSTSAARDYKFDLDQMVSLNGDTSVYLQYAYARIRSILRRAGEARPAAHPELALAPAERALGLHLDQFGEVASDAAAEYAPHKLAAYLYQTASLYTTFYDQCHVLSADNAPEVVENRLFLCDLTGRTLDRGMALLGIRTPEQL
- the lysS gene encoding lysine--tRNA ligase; amino-acid sequence: MPIVAQSTETADWVSRYADEVIAEAERRAGAKKADGTADEAPGEDALTVVVASGLSPSGPIHLGNLREVMTPHLVADEVRRRGHTVRHLISWDDYDRYRKVPAGVAGIDESWAEHIGKPLTAVPAPAGSAHPNWAEHFKAAMTEALAALGVEYDGISQTAQYTSGAYREQILHAMRHRGDIDAILAQYRTRKAPGKKSQKPVDEAELEAAEGSGAAAEDDGSTAAGGYHPYKPYCTVCNKDLTTVTAYDDETTELTYTCACGHGETVELSTFDHGKLVWKVDWPMRWAYEGVVFEPSGVDHSSPGSSFQVGGEIVEIFDGVQPIGPMYAFVGISGMAKMSSSKGGVPTPADALKIMEPQLLRWLYARRRPNQSFKIAFDQEIQRLYDEWDKLEAKVAEGTALPADAAAHSRAAATAAGELPRTPRPLPYRTLASVADITAGAEDQTLRILSELDPARPITSLDEVRPRLDRAESWINTYVDAEARTVVRAEPDTEALAALGDESRESLRLLLDGLDSHWSLDGLTTLVYGVPKIQAGFPADAKPTPELKAAQRGFFALLYQLLVGRDTGPRLPTLLLAVGEDRVRRLLGA